The genomic DNA CCTTATTCATCATGTTCCATTGGCCAACTCTTGGCAAAACATCCCTCTCTCGGCCACTATCATGGTATTTAAGCTAATTACACAAAAGTACAAATTCCACATCAGTAGCCATGCACAACATATGCATAAATAAGGAAAACAAAATATAGTGATGCTGTTAGACCTTAGAAATTAACTTACCCTTGGTGGTGGCAGAACACGAGCTTCAACTGCTGCAAGGCGTTCATCAATTCTTATACCAAATTCCTGTGCATACGGGTCTTCATAGTATGCATTGTGATGCACAGTCTGATAAAAACGAGGAAAGATAAAATAAGGACGTAAGTCAGAATCATCAATTCAGCTGATTGACCTAGGTTAATACTAGAACAAAAAAACCTCTGCGTAGTATTACAATTAATCATTAAACAGCAACAATTCTGATAAAAGAGATGATACTATTTACTAGAAAAATATGACTCAAAGAAACATTTTAATTATCAAACAGACCACCCAGAAAGGCAGAGATCATTCAGATGCACAtgtgtaacaaaaaaaaatgacaagTGGCAATAATTTTGTAGTGCCCCTAAACCATAAAGAATGCAAAAGAAAGTGAGTAAGCAGGGCTCCCAAAGCTCAAAAGCTAAATATTTCTACACAGGCTATTATTGCAACAACTCCGCCTGTGTTGACTGGAAGATTTTCTTGAGTCGCCtcaacatagccggtcccaagcccgggtaaagaAGGGTTGTGTTAGCTTTGGCGAACCAGTGTAAAAACAGCCATTCTAATGGATATGAAACCCATAAGTAAGTTATTCGGGGTAGGGTCGGGGACTCAGGGAGTcagggtggcaccaattgaggagaaacttaccaaCATCGGTtcagatggtttggacatgtccaacggaggccgCCTCGAGGCGctggtgcgtagtggggttctaaagcgggtcgataatgtaaagaggggtagacgTAGActtaaactgacttgggacgagtcggttaagaggtagctttggataggagcgcttggagactagctatcaacatgcctgaaccgtgacctttgtttcttttgggtttcatctctagcctacccccaacttgcttgggacaaaaggctattcTGTTGTTGTTGTAGGCTATTATTGCAGCATGGTTAAACAGCTGAATTCATGAGATGTGGATCACAACACTGATTACATAATATGTAGAAATACATGATCAACTGTCACCTGTAAGATGTCCAGCTCACGCTCTCGAGGGCGTTGACAGGTCACTTTCAGTAGAGCAGTGATTTGTTTCTCATTGAGTCGCTTTGAGTAACGCTGTCCTTCAACTATCTTACAGACCTGATATTACATATTTCAAAAGCATAAGCAACTTACAAAAATATGCTGAAGCAGGATGTAGCATTGAGAACACATTCAAAGCATAAGCATAATATAGCAAATCAATTTCAATTGAGATAGTTCAAGACACTAACTTCCATAGGCAGATAATTTGGTCTTTGCTGATTGCCCACTTGCAAGCAAGGTAAAGTGGTGTGCTGAATACTAAAACCATAAGTCTCCATGAAGTATTGCACCACAGTCTTCACAGTACCACGATCATCAACTGGGAATCTATCACAGAGAAAGCAACAAAACTATGTCAGACTATTATCCTTTAAGCTATTAACTCATACCAGCAAGGTAAGACACACATACGATAGCTCTCTTGTTGCTTGTGAAGTGAGGCCAGAAATACGATATTTTCTGCGCATATTTCCTCGGTGTGTGACCTCGACCTTCACACCTCTCAAGGCTTTTTTGATCTACAGAAGTTAAAAAATGATAGTAAGTTAGAACCATCTAAGCATAAAGCAAAGTTACTATAAAAAAAGGTGAGGTAATAATTCAAACCTTCACGCGATCAGAATCAGACAATGGTCTAACTGATATATCTCTGTTAAGAAGCTGAGCAACAAAATCAATCACAGGGAGAGGCTCGATAAACGCAGTAGATGACATATCTGCATGGGCACAAATCAAAGGCTAAGACAAGATCGATACTGATCCCATAAACTACACAATGTTCATGTAAAATAGCATAATAACGACATGGATCATGTGACAACTAAAAGAAAAGCAACGAAATAAAAAAGTCGAGGTGATTGTATCTAACCAATATTCAGGGAAAGGCCCATCTGTGTCGGCCTTATGCTTTGGTAAAAACCGCGCCAACTTTCCAAACCCTCACCAAGTTGCTGGCGTCTCCCTAAGTTGGGAGAATAAAATGATCTACCAACAGGAGAATACCTACACAAGAAAAGTGTAACTACAATGAAGACTTTGCCACAGAAAAAATAGCTACAAAAATATAACTAGCTCAAAATATCACCTCGCAGTAGGCAGTTCACGTAGTACAATGTCAAGCACTTGAAGAGCTTCTTGAGGAGCATCTGCTTGCCTTCCAGCTAGGAACATAGCCAAATGGTGGAGATCAGCACGGGCAGCAAATTTGATCACCACCCTAAATACTCTCTCACGCCTGAATCAGAAGGGATGGCAGAAGTCAGCAAAAAAAATTGCTTTGAATGTCCTAAATATAGACAGCAGCAATACCATACCTCTGCCCGCCTTGGCCACCACTAAGACTATCTTCCTCATCTTGCAAGGAAATTTCAAATGTCCTAGAAGTAAATGGCAATGGTCCAGCTGTATAAAGGCTCTTTCTTCCATCGTATGCAGGTAGACGCCCACCCAATTGGGATTGTCTATACAGCGTTACAAGCTCTCCCATGACAGCACGATTGACACCACGTGAAGTAACCTCAGGTGTTATAGATACCTGAAGACAATAGATTGATTGAACATAAATTACACTTGtcccaaaaaatagaacaaaaaTCACAAATAACAATTGGCATGAAATAACTTCTTAGGAGGAGTGGAGCTTACATCGTATTGGTGAAGATCTTTGTCAGGAAGCTCAGCAAAGAAATGATTTGCCTTCACAATGCACCTGTCCCCATAAGTACCCTTGCCAGGGCGCAACGGGAACCGAAGAGATTTGCTTGATGCCGGTGCCACTTGAATTTCTTGGCTTGTGGAAGTCTGACCACGAATTGCAAGTTGCTGAAAttgttgctggacatgtccagAGCTCACCTCTGCCATAGGCTGTGAGGATGAGCCAGGTCCCGATGGGGAGGGTGAAACCATCGGGGCTTGATACTGGACATATGGGGCTTGGTGCAGCTCGGGAACTGTTCTGGATGGACCTGGAGGAACATTTCGTCCAACACTACCTCCCCTATGCCCACCATAGTATGGCTGTGGCATTCCACCTCTGGGGCGGGGACCACCACGTCCCTGGTAGTCACCGCCACGTCCCTGGTATTCACCGCCACGTCCGTGGTATTCACGCGGGTGATACTCAGGTGGCCCACCACCCGGGTGATGTGGCCCTGGCCCTCCACGGCCCTGATAGTGTCCACCACGGCCTTGGTGTTGACCGCCACCACGGCCACCCTGTTGAGGCACCCAGCCGCGTCCTCCACCATGTTGTTGAGTTCGCTCAGTTCGCTGTGAAGAACCTTGTCCAGAAGCCCCTGAAGACTCTCCAGAAGCTTCTCCAGAGCCACCAGGGCCAgttctcttcttcctcaccaTGATGGGCACTAACATGAGACAAATACATAAAGACTGAGATGATGACAAACCAATGTATCAAGACTTGACATGAAGGAAAACTGTTTGACTGTATATCTGtaaaaaataaaaggagaaTTGCAAGAGTTCACACAGAATAAAGAAAATGTAAACAATATAACAAAAATAGAAGATTCTACCAAGCTGCATCCAGGAATTGGTAACATAACAAATAGAAAGGAACTGCAATTTCACAAGTACTAGGAAACAAGACTCATGTAACTGATTGCATTTTTATTTGCTTTACAATTCTTAGTTTTGATTACTGCACTTATTGCACTATTTCTGTGGTTGGCTGCGAGCTTCTGTCTAAAAGATTGTGGGCATGTAGGTTAGGAAAATGTAAGAAAGAGCATGTCAACAAAAGCAGAGTGATATAGGTGTCTCCTTGGTAcctaaattttatttatttattcaaaaataatagccTATAACACATTAACAggcaagaaataaataaaatcaaCGAGTCCCCCCCTCCCTATACACATAACAAGAACTATACTTTCATTAAACAGAAAATGTATGTGACTCAGATTTCAGGGATGTGAAAACAACGCCATAGCATGAGACAAAACGTATGGACGAGAACAATGCAGCACAGACAATGAAGCTGGTAGATACTACAACTACACACCTATTAAAGACTTGCATTATGTGGTGTTTGAAACTTGGTTTCAGGAAGGTTATTTTCTAGCAATAGCTGTTCAATAGAATGCCTCGAGATGACATCTAACATTTTTTACCTAACCAATAACCATTTTGATGACGATAAACAGAACAGCTTTTACCTAAGCATCCTTTAGTGTAGAACATTATAGTATACTCTGTGCTCTCAGTTGTAATCAATGTCGGGAGTTCACACTAAGTGAGAACTTCGAACTTTAGGCACAAACTGATGTTGGAACTCATCAGCATTGTTGGTGGAGGCTGAAATTTAACTCAATAAATTATGCTAAAACTAATCCTTGTATGTTGACGGAAAGACAACAACAAAAAACTAGCCCTCCTAAACCCCGATTAACACAGTCAGACACAAGATTCAGCAGTTAAAACTCACAAAAATACAGTGGACGCCTTAAAACACACAAAAATACAGTGGACGTCTTACTTGAACGTAGAGGTAAACAACTACACAAGCAGACAAGCAGCAGAAGGGAGCAAGAGAAAATCAATACGTTGAGACTTTGAGAGCATCCGGCAAGCAGTTTCGCCCAAATATCAAGCACGTGACACCTGAAAGAACAGAGGTCCTTATCCCGCAGCGCAACTAAGCCTCCTATCTCCACATTACGCCCATAGCCTAACAAACCGAAGATGATAGCAAAAACACGCGCAAATGGTCAAGCCCCATCGGATCAGCTCACCACCGAGCCAGGGCCGGCCAAATCGACCAGCAGACCCCGCCAAATCCGCCAGCACCCCTCTCGAGCTCGCCTATTCAAGAAGCAACACCGCCGCAACGCACTAACCCACCCCCGGAACAACCGCATGCTACGCGGAAACATACGCCCGCAGAATCAGCGCGCGGGAAGCAGCAGATCTAGCAGAGCACTGGAGGGGGGCACTACCTGCGCAGggtcggcggacggcggcgcgggacgGGACGGGAACGGAGCGGGAGTGCTGGGCTCCCAACCCCACTGATGGCGCTCCCTCCTCTACTGCCTGCCGCGGCGCTGCTGCTCGCTGGGTGGTGCTCgtgcccaccaccaccaccacctctccGCCTTTtttgaggggaggggagggggaaggcgACGGCCGCTTGGGGTTAATTAGCGGCAGCGGCAGTGCGGCTCGCTGGGGAAAGCGCCGAAGCGAGCGCAGAGCTGGGGGTGGCTGGGTGCCCGTGTCAGGGTCAAGGGTCAGGGTCACTCACTGGGTCTGGtcgcggcgcggggcgggcgCGGGTCGCGTCGCCGTGGACCCGGCGACCCGTTCGGAGTGGGATTAGTGGAGCAACGTGGAGGCGGGTGCCACTGACGAGGTGGGACCGGGGCCGCGCGATTGGCCGGGACCGCCTCGGGCGCGACGCCTCCGGTTGGATTAGTGGGGCTAATCAAAGGTTTAGGCGGAAACGACATGGCGGCCCGGGTGTCAGGAGTGGATGGATAATCGTGCCCCCCTCGCCCTGTTGTTCCCCAGGGCCCCAAGACGTTTCGATTGGTGATTGGGTCGCCTCGCTTACGTGAAGCCCGCGCGCGCTAGCTACGCGATCATACCGTGTTCGGCTGGAACAGCGCTCCCGTTCCAATTTCAGCTTTCGGCCACCAGTCAGGTAACAATGTTTTTTTCTCCCACTATTCCAGCTCTAGTCTACCGAACATGGTCGTATGCGTAACAGCTCCAGCCTACCGAACATGGTCGTATGTGTACCAGCGTACGGCGCGAGAGGGAAACGCAGGAGAGGAGGGCTCGGCTCGGCGATGCGATCACGGGTGA from Panicum virgatum strain AP13 chromosome 7N, P.virgatum_v5, whole genome shotgun sequence includes the following:
- the LOC120683610 gene encoding protein argonaute 1B-like isoform X1; protein product: MVRKKRTGPGGSGEASGESSGASGQGSSQRTERTQQHGGGRGWVPQQGGRGGGQHQGRGGHYQGRGGPGPHHPGGGPPEYHPREYHGRGGEYQGRGGDYQGRGGPRPRGGMPQPYYGGHRGGSVGRNVPPGPSRTVPELHQAPYVQYQAPMVSPSPSGPGSSSQPMAEVSSGHVQQQFQQLAIRGQTSTSQEIQVAPASSKSLRFPLRPGKGTYGDRCIVKANHFFAELPDKDLHQYDVSITPEVTSRGVNRAVMGELVTLYRQSQLGGRLPAYDGRKSLYTAGPLPFTSRTFEISLQDEEDSLSGGQGGQRRERVFRVVIKFAARADLHHLAMFLAGRQADAPQEALQVLDIVLRELPTARYSPVGRSFYSPNLGRRQQLGEGLESWRGFYQSIRPTQMGLSLNIDMSSTAFIEPLPVIDFVAQLLNRDISVRPLSDSDRVKIKKALRGVKVEVTHRGNMRRKYRISGLTSQATRELSFPVDDRGTVKTVVQYFMETYGFSIQHTTLPCLQVGNQQRPNYLPMEVCKIVEGQRYSKRLNEKQITALLKVTCQRPRERELDILQTVHHNAYYEDPYAQEFGIRIDERLAAVEARVLPPPRLKYHDSGRERDVLPRVGQWNMMNKKMVNGGRVSNWVCINFSRNVQDSAARSFCDELANMCQISGMDFALQPVLPPLTARPEHVERALKARYQDAMNILRPQGRELDLLIVILPDNNGSLYGDLKRICETDLGLVSQCCLTKHVFKMSKQYLANVALKINVKVGGRNTVLVDALTRRIPLVSDRPTIIFGADVTHPHPGEDSSPSIAAVVASQDWPEVTKYAGLVSAQAHRQELIQDLFKVWQDPQRGTITGGMIKELLISFKRATGQKPQRIIFYRDGVSEGQFYQVLLYELDAIRKACASLEPNYQPPVTFVVVQKRHHTRLFANNHNDQRTVDRSGNILPGTVVDSKICHPTEFDFYLCSHAGIQVDSSSSFSIHHLIDGQVITDLKFSSIQGTSRPAHYHVLWDENKFTADELQTLTNNLCYTYARCTRSVSIVPPAYYAHLAAFRARFYMEPDTSDSGSMASGARGPPPGGARSSRAAGSVAVRPLPALKENVKRVMFYC
- the LOC120683610 gene encoding protein argonaute 1B-like isoform X2, which translates into the protein MICDLDMAMRVDNGRPHQVPIMVRKKRTGPGGSGEASGESSGASGQGSSQRTERTQQHGGGRGWVPQQGGRGGGQHQGRGGHYQGRGGPGPHHPGGGPPEYHPREYHGRGGEYQGRGGDYQGRGGPRPRGGMPQPYYGGHRGGSVGRNVPPGPSRTVPELHQAPYVQYQAPMVSPSPSGPGSSSQPMAEVSSGHVQQQFQQLAIRGQTSTSQEIQVAPASSKSLRFPLRPGKGTYGDRCIVKANHFFAELPDKDLHQYDVSITPEVTSRGVNRAVMGELVTLYRQSQLGGRLPAYDGRKSLYTAGPLPFTSRTFEISLQDEEDSLSGGQGGQRFRRERVFRVVIKFAARADLHHLAMFLAGRQADAPQEALQVLDIVLRELPTARYSPVGRSFYSPNLGRRQQLGEGLESWRGFYQSIRPTQMGLSLNIDMSSTAFIEPLPVIDFVAQLLNRDISVRPLSDSDRVKIKKALRGVKVEVTHRGNMRRKYRISGLTSQATRELSFPVDDRGTVKTVVQYFMETYGFSIQHTTLPCLQVGNQQRPNYLPMEVCKIVEGQRYSKRLNEKQITALLKVTCQRPRERELDILQTVHHNAYYEDPYAQEFGIRIDERLAAVEARVLPPPRLKYHDSGRERDVLPRVGQWNMMNKKMVNGGRVSNWVCINFSRNVQDSAARSFCDELANMCQISGMDFALQPVLPPLTARPEHVERALKARYQDAMNILRPQGRELDLLIVILPDNNGSLYGDLKRICETDLGLVSQCCLTKHVFKMSKQYLANVALKINVKVGGRNTVLVDALTRRIPLVSDRPTIIFGADVTHPHPGEDSSPSIAAVVASQDWPEVTKYAGLVSAQAHRQELIQDLFKVWQDPQRGTITGGMIKELLISFKRATGQKPQRIIFYRDGVSEGQFYQVLLYELDAIRKACASLEPNYQPPVTFVVVQKRHHTRLFANNHNDQRTVDRSGNILPGTVVDSKICHPTEFDFYLCSHAGIQGTSRPAHYHVLWDENKFTADELQTLTNNLCYTYARCTRSVSIVPPAYYAHLAAFRARFYMEPDTSDSGSMASGARGPPPGGARSSRAAGSVAVRPLPALKENVKRVMFYC
- the LOC120683610 gene encoding protein argonaute 1B-like isoform X3: MICDLDMAMRVDNGRPHQVPIMVRKKRTGPGGSGEASGESSGASGQGSSQRTERTQQHGGGRGWVPQQGGRGGGQHQGRGGHYQGRGGPGPHHPGGGPPEYHPREYHGRGGEYQGRGGDYQGRGGPRPRGGMPQPYYGGHRGGSVGRNVPPGPSRTVPELHQAPYVQYQAPMVSPSPSGPGSSSQPMAEVSSGHVQQQFQQLAIRGQTSTSQEIQVAPASSKSLRFPLRPGKGTYGDRCIVKANHFFAELPDKDLHQYDVSITPEVTSRGVNRAVMGELVTLYRQSQLGGRLPAYDGRKSLYTAGPLPFTSRTFEISLQDEEDSLSGGQGGQRRERVFRVVIKFAARADLHHLAMFLAGRQADAPQEALQVLDIVLRELPTARYSPVGRSFYSPNLGRRQQLGEGLESWRGFYQSIRPTQMGLSLNIDMSSTAFIEPLPVIDFVAQLLNRDISVRPLSDSDRVKIKKALRGVKVEVTHRGNMRRKYRISGLTSQATRELSFPVDDRGTVKTVVQYFMETYGFSIQHTTLPCLQVGNQQRPNYLPMEVCKIVEGQRYSKRLNEKQITALLKVTCQRPRERELDILQTVHHNAYYEDPYAQEFGIRIDERLAAVEARVLPPPRLKYHDSGRERDVLPRVGQWNMMNKKMVNGGRVSNWVCINFSRNVQDSAARSFCDELANMCQISGMDFALQPVLPPLTARPEHVERALKARYQDAMNILRPQGRELDLLIVILPDNNGSLYGDLKRICETDLGLVSQCCLTKHVFKMSKQYLANVALKINVKVGGRNTVLVDALTRRIPLVSDRPTIIFGADVTHPHPGEDSSPSIAAVVASQDWPEVTKYAGLVSAQAHRQELIQDLFKVWQDPQRGTITGGMIKELLISFKRATGQKPQRIIFYRDGVSEGQFYQVLLYELDAIRKACASLEPNYQPPVTFVVVQKRHHTRLFANNHNDQRTVDRSGNILPGTVVDSKICHPTEFDFYLCSHAGIQGTSRPAHYHVLWDENKFTADELQTLTNNLCYTYARCTRSVSIVPPAYYAHLAAFRARFYMEPDTSDSGSMASGARGPPPGGARSSRAAGSVAVRPLPALKENVKRVMFYC
- the LOC120683610 gene encoding protein argonaute 1B-like isoform X4, with the protein product MVRKKRTGPGGSGEASGESSGASGQGSSQRTERTQQHGGGRGWVPQQGGRGGGQHQGRGGHYQGRGGPGPHHPGGGPPEYHPREYHGRGGEYQGRGGDYQGRGGPRPRGGMPQPYYGGHRGGSVGRNVPPGPSRTVPELHQAPYVQYQAPMVSPSPSGPGSSSQPMAEVSSGHVQQQFQQLAIRGQTSTSQEIQVAPASSKSLRFPLRPGKGTYGDRCIVKANHFFAELPDKDLHQYDVSITPEVTSRGVNRAVMGELVTLYRQSQLGGRLPAYDGRKSLYTAGPLPFTSRTFEISLQDEEDSLSGGQGGQRRERVFRVVIKFAARADLHHLAMFLAGRQADAPQEALQVLDIVLRELPTARYSPVGRSFYSPNLGRRQQLGEGLESWRGFYQSIRPTQMGLSLNIDMSSTAFIEPLPVIDFVAQLLNRDISVRPLSDSDRVKIKKALRGVKVEVTHRGNMRRKYRISGLTSQATRELSFPVDDRGTVKTVVQYFMETYGFSIQHTTLPCLQVGNQQRPNYLPMEVCKIVEGQRYSKRLNEKQITALLKVTCQRPRERELDILQTVHHNAYYEDPYAQEFGIRIDERLAAVEARVLPPPRLKYHDSGRERDVLPRVGQWNMMNKKMVNGGRVSNWVCINFSRNVQDSAARSFCDELANMCQISGMDFALQPVLPPLTARPEHVERALKARYQDAMNILRPQGRELDLLIVILPDNNGSLYGDLKRICETDLGLVSQCCLTKHVFKMSKQYLANVALKINVKVGGRNTVLVDALTRRIPLVSDRPTIIFGADVTHPHPGEDSSPSIAAVVASQDWPEVTKYAGLVSAQAHRQELIQDLFKVWQDPQRGTITGGMIKELLISFKRATGQKPQRIIFYRDGVSEGQFYQVLLYELDAIRKACASLEPNYQPPVTFVVVQKRHHTRLFANNHNDQRTVDRSGNILPGTVVDSKICHPTEFDFYLCSHAGIQGTSRPAHYHVLWDENKFTADELQTLTNNLCYTYARCTRSVSIVPPAYYAHLAAFRARFYMEPDTSDSGSMASGARGPPPGGARSSRAAGSVAVRPLPALKENVKRVMFYC